ttgggaaatttaaaaagttacttTTAGTATAAAATACTCTTTTGCTAGATATAAAAAGAGTCAAAGTATATACACTCTCTCTTTTAAGGAAACACGTTGCTCCTCTTTTGGTCCCCACAAAACTGGCAgcaattttatataataaaactaactcatcactaaccaaaacaaaagggTATATGAGTCAAAACACATaagaaggaagaggaagaagtgtCCCTCAAGTGAGATGTGtctaatgaaataaaaaaagagaaaaaagtgTCTCATTCGGTAAGTCTCTCTTTAATTTTTCATTGCCCGAGAAATAGATGACCAACTCTTTGCTCTGAACAAAACTATAAGGCTTGTCTGAACTTTGAAGCCCAAAATGATCCGTAGCAAAGAAGCTCACTCCATGTCAGGTCTATGACCCAAAAAGTTTCTAATGACATCGATCAATTTGCATCATCATGCCCAAACGACAACTTTTTTATTAAGTTATATCTGTCACATAAAAAGGAAACAATATACAGAAGAATCATTCACGTATTTTGGGGAATGCATGCATAATACAAACAAGTATTGTGTGGGTGGataaagaaatgtttttttttttaatgtggtaAAAGAATGGAATCAGGAAGCTTCACATACGCAGAACCGCAGAATGAGTGCGCTCATACATATCTCCAGCCCTGCCATGACccatgagagagagagttttcaCTAACTTAGCCCTTATTTTGTTCTTTGCTTCCTCCAACACAACAAATGTAACAAGAATTATAAGCCGTATGTTGATGAGCTACTTTTgagtatatctatatatattaatcaatcTTCTTAGATTACATTGGATCTGTTTTGGTTGGGAGCTTACCGATTGGTGTTTTTCACAAGAACGAGGTAAAGCGGGTCAAGAGGAGAGAGACGGAATAGCTGCACCACAATGACAACGCTCGTGCCAAAGCTGAGATTGAGAAAGAGTAAACACATGAATGAAAAAACTATCCTTAATAGGTGATGATGAATGGATCTTCAAGGGCgttaaaaattttaagatatattgtaCCTGCCAAGAGATAGTAATAAAGCAACCCAGAGGATTCCAATGATCCAGCTAGATTCTTTATATACAACCCAGACctgaaatattaaaaagagtaaatataaattactcAAGTACGTAGGTAAGAGCAAAAAGTATAGTTTGTTAATGACCATCCAAAGCACAACTCCAGTGTGTTCAAGACGGCCTCATAAAGTTTTGTAGTAGCAAACCAAAAGCCAAAAGGAAACAAGAGAGATGCTTTAAGTTATTTGGGACTTACTGATAAAACCGCAACATTAATGTAGAAGCTAACCAGCAAAACCACCATCCACCTAGCGAATAAATAAGCAAAGTTGAATCACAGAACAGAATCAGATGGTTCAAAACACAAAGCAACGAACAAAAGAATTAAcagaaagaaaataattaaaaaaagaaagaaaactgaCGGGTAAAGAAGCTCCATGCGGAAAGGAGAACCATCAGTCAAGCAAGTGTAAACCAAAGCTCCGAGCATCACACAGCCCAAGGCACCAAACACAAATCTTGCAGTAACAACAAGGGATTTCTTGTCTCTGAGACCCACTCCATCCCTAACAAGAACATAAGGTTACACTAATATGAAGCTCTGAATTCACAAGACAAGAGAGAAACAAAGTATTAAATGAAATAGGGAAACACAGACACACGGAGACATACTTGAAGGAATCACGGAGTAACAAGAAGTACATAGGATCTTCAGAAGCCTCTTGAGGTGTCAGCTTGAGAAGTTGCATAAACAGATACACACACGTCGTCAGGCTGCCAAATCATATTCCAAATCGTTACacacaacaaaagaaaaaaaattgtttccaTGATTATTATGTCCATCCCCCATGAACCTAATTGATATATAGACTAATGTACCTTCCAAATACGACGAGCAGAATGGCCCAGAGTATAGAACCAAACCATGTTGTCTCCTTGTACACAATCCATACCTTAAACAGATGCCAAAACATCAATCAAACCGTTCAAtaaagattctaaaaatcaACATAACGTACCGCAATAGGAACGATATTGATGTAGAAATCCACAATCGTCGTAGCGAACCATCTGAAGAGACaccaaccaaccaaccaaccaaccaacaaacatgagagagagagagagagagtaaatataaatacatgtgaaaATGAAGAGAGAATAAAATTAATACGGAGTGAAGACATCACGACGGTCAGGTTCGGGAAGGCCATCGGTGATGATGGTGTAGATTAGAGTCGCGAGCATGACGCAGAACATCACCGGTAAAAACACTTTCAGTCCCGTCACTAAACCATTCGTCGccattctttttttgtttgttaaaccACAACGAGACGATACGAGAAGTTGCAGAGATGGACGACGTCGATGAATGATGATCGAGAGAGAGATTTCAACTGAATAGGAATTCCAAACGAGCGAAATAAGTGGGAAATGAAGCGCCACGTCCTTCACTGATCCTCTCCGGTTACTGATTATTCACACTCGACCGGATTCGGTTTGTTTCGGTTTAACCTGACCCGCAAGTTAGCTTTCACagttatatagtttttttttttttttaacgctgatttattatgatcttacaattatgatataagaaatattacatagacgattcgacaaccgacaatactacctgtcttatgaagacctacgcctaactgcatcacctgagccgtcctatgaagatccacgcctgACCAGATagggacttgaaacctggatttcctgtaatctgcaataaatttgcatagtctgggatttgAACCCCAGATCTGGGTGTAGaaacctttaaaccttaaccaataggctacggtgcttccaccACAGTTATATAGTTTTGCCTACTATTTTGTGATGTACAAGGAGCGTCAGTCATCCACATTGTTAACGCCTATGTCTCTAAATATAGTATGTTTCCCTTTTCAGCACacaccattctctctctctagctttCTTCTCTAACAAACAAGTCCGTCACATTACAAGAATCCAAATACGCAATTGTAGAAGAAAGCTATAAGCAAAAGAAGCTGTCGAGAGAGAGTCGTCAAACCACATTAGGTGGTGATTAACATACACAAGCACACAACCCTCTCTTGCccatgttttgattttttttctctaaatgaTTCTTTTGTGGAGTATTTAAGTTTGTTTCAGAATCCAGATTGTGtatggtaaaaaaataaaaactaatatgatgatgatgatacacaacacagtaacaaaaaaaaaacacaggtCAACTTTAAAGTTAAAAGAGGaacaaaataagtaaataagtTATAACAAAACGTCACTAAGATGAGAAGCTTTCTgtaagatcatcatcatcaaagtaCCAAAACTTTTAGtagtatatatgtttataaataaaacaaaacaaaaaggtaaCTTTAACCAACGTCTCTCTAGTCAAGAGGCTTCATGTTGCAGCAGACGAAGACGAGCTCTTCTCCTTCACACCTTGTGTTTCCTCCTCAACAGCAAAAGATTCATCCAAGAACCCTTCAACCTTGGCTCTCTCCACGCAACTTTTAAACTTCTCCGCAGCATCAGGGACATCCAAACACAGATCCTCAACCGACTCGCCCACTCTCTTAAACCCTTTTGTCATCTGATAAATCGTCACCAGCCCCGACTCAAAACACACTTTAAGCAGCTTCCACACCCTCTCCTTCTTCTCCTGCTCCTCTATGATCCTCACCACCGACTTCTTCACAACCTCGTGGTGGAAAAACGGCATCCCAAGCTCCTTCACGCACCTGCAAGCCTCCCCCAGGTCTCCACCAGATACGTACTCTTCAAGAAGCACCTGAATCTTCTCCTTCACTTCGCTCGCAGTGCACCCCGGAGAGTTTGTTTCAACCCCTCCTCCTCCCCAGCAACGTAAGATCCTTTCGCCGGAGAGACGCGCTTTCAGCAATGTCTTCGCCGTCTGAATCACTTTCTCCCCCACGCTTGACCCTGGCTGGCTCAACAGCTCGTCCAAGTCCCTTGGAGCTAACACCTCGTCAACCACAGCTCTGGCCAAGAACATGGCGAGGTCTTCAACCACCACAGGGTTGTCCAAAGCAGTGTCGTCTGCAGACTCAATCAGCATGGAGAATGCTTTTCTGACGTCTTTGGCAGGGAAGTCAAGAGACGAGAGAAGAACACAAGCCATCTCTTTCTCTCGTTTCTTTCTATCCATCGCTAGAGTTATCAGATACTTTACAAAGATCGCACGCAGCTGACTACTCGAACACGCACCCAGCTCGGTTTCAAGACAATGCACAACCTCTAAAGCGTCACCCGACAGGAAATACTCTCGGACAATCGACTTAACCTTGTCTTTAAACACATTAGCCTTGGAATTTTCAAGTAGCTTCTCACCTGAATCAGTAGAAAGCGTTTTCAGAGAAGAAGCACACAACCATCCTTCAGAAGCAGCCTTTGAGATAAAACACTGCAACACACTACGCGCCTCAGGTATGTCAAGAGACAAATCTTCAATCAAGTCTATGATTCTGCTAAACCCTTTAGTCACCTGAGTGGAGTTTATCAAACCAACCTCAGTCGCTTCTTTCAGCAACTCTAACAGCTTCTCTTGCGCCTTGCGCCTCTCCATGGCCATGATCAGCGCTCTTTTAACAATCTCGTGATGGAAGAAAGGGACTTTCAACCCTTTGATGCATCTAAAAGCTTCCTTCTTGTCTCCGCTCATCACATACTCTTTCAACAGCTCGTTGATCCTCCCTTTAACATCCTCAGCCGTCCAGTTATCAGCCCCTCCCCATCTCTTCTCAACGACTTCCGCGTGGAGGGGAGCCGCTAGATAGCTCTTCTCAGCCTTTCTCAAAACCTCCACACCTTTGGAGTCGTCAGGGAGCAAGTTCATCTGCTTCTTCAGAAACGCAGGAGGGAGGATGTCGTCAACGATGGCACGAGCCACAAAGACAGCAAGAACATCGACAGCGTCCGGTATGTCTACTGATAGATCGTCTGCAGAGGTCACCAGCTTGTTGAAGCCTCTGTAAACCTCTGGAGGGTCGATGACATCGGCGTAGAGGGTGGACAAGAGAAACGCAGCCATTTCTTTCTCCTTGTCGTGCCTGTCCATGGCCATGGAGACTAGCTTCTTGACGAAGTAGTAACGGTACTCGGCCATTCCAAGCTCTTTGAGCTCGTTAGCAACTGATACAACATCGTTGGTGCTGAAGTATTCCTCTACGATGATCGTGGCTTTTTTCTTGTACTCGCATAAATCTGCATCGAAGCTTGTTGGATCTGAATGTCCATTGCCCTGTGGTTCCACCAAAAGTTACACTTtcataatcattttttttgttttgttctaatGTGCAATAAGATTTTATAACGAGAGTACCTCGATGGTGTCATAGTTTGGGTCTGTAAAGTCAACATCTACAACATCCAGAGACTCTCCCCAAGTTTCTACATAGTGAGGAAGTTTTTAAAACCATCTCAGAGGTAACATTAGTAGATCAATATTCAGACAAAGGCTATATAGTACCTTTAGAGGGGAGGCCGTCATTAGGAGATAGAGAATGTCTATGACTCTTTAAAAGTTCCTCCGCCATGTTGACCTGAGGCAAtggcgaagaagaagatatgtTCAATTGAGAAATGGAGAGAGGATCCGGTTTAGACTCTACAAGTTCTtgatgctgctgctgctgctggttGTTGGACTCCATTGAATCCCTCCAATTCCTCAACTTTGGATTGTGTAAAGATTAGTTTTGCATTCTCCTGACTAACATAAGAAAGAGTCATATCAGTACCAAACAACACATAACTAAAGCCTAAAACTTTTGTTGCTATATGGCAAAAGATAAAGCATACACTCTTGGGCTTGCTTAGATTGAATCTGTTCAAGAAATAAAttctacaatatatatatatatatcaaacaatcaaacaccTCTGATGATTAATTAATCTATGTCAACTAATCAAAACCAACGTATatgtaataagaaaaaaaaaggcatAGATCTGCAAATAGACAGACACCGATGATGGATTTAAGTCAAACGTCGTTCATCGATCTATGAGTATAAAGAGATGACCATTCGATACATTCCAATCGCATTAAGCGAAcacaaactaaaaacataaatcggaattgaattgaatcaaataaGAAAAAGCAGAGAGGTAGAGATTGGTAAGCGTACTCGAGAACAAACGGTGGAAGACTTGGAGGGGGGTGACACAGAACGCCGGCGATCAAGCAGGCGTCTCtgtcttcttttattttatttttatgattctCCTTCCTTCGGTTGTGCCTTTTATGTATGTAActgaaatctttttttattttattttacttttttgggATTTTTATTTACCTTTTTTTCCCCATGGAATCAGCCTTCCTTAAGTAACAGAAAGTCCCCTTTGGTTTTGCCTTTTGTCCGTAATTTGCTTCTGCTTTGACCCACTATGGTCTCGACATTTGTTACCCCAACCACGTCCCCTTCGAGTCCTTCACGCTCCTTCactctctttttaattttaatattctttttcttttatgtattttagtttaatttaaaatattgtgaCGAATTCTTAGATATCATGACGCATTTTAAtcggttataattttttttaataatatttcatattcCGATGCATGTCAATTTATGCAGACGTGACTGgtataatattttgatgggagtaaactttttttcttctctataGTTGGATTAGGTAATGTTGATTAATTTCTTGATAACATTATTTAGAATATTGATGCttatcctcggaatattccctAAGACTTGCCGAGGGTTGATTCTGTAAAATCCCAATGTAATAAGGAGAAGGTTCAAGATGGCTAAGGAAAACGGGTAAATCAAAAGCTTCTGATTGTTCCAGCGGGTATGCGGTTACAGAGTGCTGTCTATTACAGAACCAGATGAAGAGAATATATTATCcttatgatgatgatgtgatt
The nucleotide sequence above comes from Brassica napus cultivar Da-Ae chromosome A9, Da-Ae, whole genome shotgun sequence. Encoded proteins:
- the LOC106429818 gene encoding uncharacterized protein LOC106429818 isoform X2; amino-acid sequence: MATNGLVTGLKVFLPVMFCVMLATLIYTIITDGLPEPDRRDVFTPWFATTIVDFYINIVPIAVWIVYKETTWFGSILWAILLVVFGSLTTCVYLFMQLLKLTPQEASEDPMYFLLLRDSFKDGVGLRDKKSLVVTARFVFGALGCVMLGALVYTCLTDGSPFRMELLYPWMVVLLVSFYINVAVLSVWVVYKESSWIIGILWVALLLSLGSFGTSVVIVVQLFRLSPLDPLYLVLVKNTNRKEQNKG
- the LOC106429818 gene encoding uncharacterized protein LOC106429818 isoform X3 gives rise to the protein MATNGLVTGLKVFLPVMFCVMLATLIYTIITDGLPEPDRRDVFTPWFATTIVDFYINIVPIAVWIVYKETTWFGSILWAILLVVFGSLTTCVYLFMQLLKLTPQEASEDPMYFLLLRDSFKDGVGLRDKKSLVVTARFVFGALGCVMLGALVYTCLTDGSPFRMELLYPWMVVLLVSFYINVAVLSVWVVYKESSWIIGILWVALLLSLGSFGTSVVIVVQLFRLSPLDPLYLVLVKNTNRKQRTK
- the LOC106429818 gene encoding uncharacterized protein LOC106429818 isoform X1; protein product: MATNGLVTGLKVFLPVMFCVMLATLIYTIITDGLPEPDRRDVFTPWFATTIVDFYINIVPIAVWIVYKETTWFGSILWAILLVVFGSLTTCVYLFMQLLKLTPQEASEDPMYFLLLRDSFKDGVGLRDKKSLVVTARFVFGALGCVMLGALVYTCLTDGSPFRMELLYPWMVVLLVSFYINVAVLSVWVVYKESSWIIGILWVALLLSLGSFGTSVVIVVQLFRLSPLDPLYLVLVKNTNRAGDMYERTHSAVLHIT
- the BNAA09G30410D gene encoding MA3 DOMAIN-CONTAINING TRANSLATION REGULATORY FACTOR 2, coding for MESNNQQQQQHQELVESKPDPLSISQLNISSSSPLPQVNMAEELLKSHRHSLSPNDGLPSKETWGESLDVVDVDFTDPNYDTIEGNGHSDPTSFDADLCEYKKKATIIVEEYFSTNDVVSVANELKELGMAEYRYYFVKKLVSMAMDRHDKEKEMAAFLLSTLYADVIDPPEVYRGFNKLVTSADDLSVDIPDAVDVLAVFVARAIVDDILPPAFLKKQMNLLPDDSKGVEVLRKAEKSYLAAPLHAEVVEKRWGGADNWTAEDVKGRINELLKEYVMSGDKKEAFRCIKGLKVPFFHHEIVKRALIMAMERRKAQEKLLELLKEATEVGLINSTQVTKGFSRIIDLIEDLSLDIPEARSVLQCFISKAASEGWLCASSLKTLSTDSGEKLLENSKANVFKDKVKSIVREYFLSGDALEVVHCLETELGACSSSQLRAIFVKYLITLAMDRKKREKEMACVLLSSLDFPAKDVRKAFSMLIESADDTALDNPVVVEDLAMFLARAVVDEVLAPRDLDELLSQPGSSVGEKVIQTAKTLLKARLSGERILRCWGGGGVETNSPGCTASEVKEKIQVLLEEYVSGGDLGEACRCVKELGMPFFHHEVVKKSVVRIIEEQEKKERVWKLLKVCFESGLVTIYQMTKGFKRVGESVEDLCLDVPDAAEKFKSCVERAKVEGFLDESFAVEEETQGVKEKSSSSSAAT
- the LOC106429818 gene encoding uncharacterized protein LOC106429818 isoform X4, with product MATNGLVTGLKVFLPVMFCVMLATLIYTIITDGLPEPDRRDVFTPWFATTIVDFYINIVPIAVWIVYKETTWFGSILWAILLVVFGSLTTCVYLFMQLLKLTPQEASEDPMYFLLLRDSFKDGVGLRDKKSLVVTARFVFGALGCVMLGALVYTCLTDGSPFRMELLYPWMVVLLVSFYINVAVLSVWVVYKESSWIIGILWVALLLSLGSFGTSVVIVVQLFRLSPLDPLYLVLVKNTNRTK